A window of the Fulvia fulva chromosome 3, complete sequence genome harbors these coding sequences:
- a CDS encoding putative ubiquitin carboxyl-terminal hydrolase creB yields the protein MSFFGKFKTGSNNADSTAKAGPAKKDPNAPQPTPLEKHLADVTGPVRPDGSDKFFGMENYGSTCYCNSIIQCLYYSAPFRENVINFPSLSIVEELRKDDTDGAPLSPRHTSTTPYPNPTSPARKPPQNVPGSPGAGAMQKPEDNKNVPEERKRMALIQGPVLDMQYDNSLKYGMEESLFTSLRDIFEAVIEHKSRIGTVSPHRFLEILRRDNEMFRTPMHQDAHEFLNLVLNQVVDNVELFAKQHPELAAHMNGSAPEKALASMTVDTGGLNMPKAGLDTHWVHDLFEGTLTSETRCLTCENTSQRDEAFLDLSVDLSAHTSVTSCLRKFSEEEMLCERNKFHCDNCGGLQEAEKRMKIKRLPRILALHLKRFKYTEDLQRLQKLFHRVVYPFHLRLFNTTDDAEDPDRLYELYAVVVHIGGGPYHGHYVSIIKTQDRGWLLFDDELVEPVSKDYVMNFFGGEPVPGLQDAKQLACAYVLFYQETTLEAVLREQDAELGANQTAPVRVSEETSKDNLSPNKNGGGLSHAPTLSTPVVEAMEHMDPLVHAATSPNLGGIPENPPIVPVMPQKTKKELKQEEKEREKEAKAAKKAADKAAEDARIEQSNKRLAARKKQQDEMAAVMEMSKQTAAEEAESRGEPPPKEKGGLSRWRTGSMSLKVKPSKTFHFGKDKDKKEEKLPSVPQKPNGTSTTPPAGDGATESNGHTTVTTLPQPPPAVQEVKKEEEKVKKNRFSLGRKRSTMMN from the exons ATGTCGTTCTTTGGCAAGTTCAAGACGGGCTCG AACAATGCCGACTCGACCGCCAAAGCAGGGCCAGCGAAGAAAGACCCCAATGCGCCGCAGCCTACGCCCTTGGAGAAACACCTTGCTGATGTCACTGGACCCGTGCGACCAGACGGCAGTGACAAGTTCTTTGGAATGGAAAAT TATGGCTCTACATG CTATTGTAATTCGATAATACAGTGCCTATACTATTCAGCGCCCTTTCGAGAAAACGTAATCAACTTCCCTTCGTTATCCATCGTAGAGGAACTGCGCAAGGACGATACCGATGGCGCGCCCTTGTCACCTCGTCACACATCGACGACGCCCTACCCGAATCCTACCTCGCCCGCGCGAAAACCGCCCCAGAATGTTCCCGGATCTCCTGGAGCTGGCGCCATGCAGAAACCGGAGGACAACAAGAACGTGCCGGAGGAGAGAAAGAGGATGGCACTGATCCAGGGGCCTGTGCTGGACATGCAGTACGACAACTCGCTGAAGTACGGGATGGAGGAGTCCTTGTTCACATCGTTAAGAGACATATTCGAGGCTGTGATTGAGCACAAGTCACGGATAGGTACAGTGAGTCCACACAGATTTCTGGAGATCCTGAGAAGAGACAACGAGATGTTCCGGACACCAATGCATCAGGATGCGCATGAGTTCTTGAACCTGGTGCTCAATCAGGTCGTGGATAATGTGGAGCTGTTCGCGAAGCAGCATCCAGAATTGGCAGCGCATATGAATGGCAGCGCACCGGAGAAGGCACTGGCGAGTATGACGGTCGATACTGGTGGATTGAACATGCCGAAAGCTGGGCTGGATACGCATTGGGTACACGATCTATTCGAGGGCACTCTCACTTCAGAAACACGATGCCTAACCTGCGAGAACACATCGCAGCGAGACGAAGCGTTCCTGGACTTATCGGTTGATCTCAGCGCGCATACATCGGTCACATCTTGCTTGCGGAAGTTCTCGGAGGAGGAGATGTTGTGCGAACGTAACAAATTCCACTGCGACAATTGCGGTGGTCTGCAAGAAGCCGAAAAGAGAATGAAGATTAAGCGTCTACCACGGATTCTGGCGCTGCATCTCAAACGATTCAAGTACACCGAAGATCTCCAGCGGTTACAGAAACTCTTCCATAGAGTGGTATACCCTTTCCATCTTCGACTGTTTAACACAACCGACGACGCCGAGGATCCGGACCGACTGTACGAGCTGTATGCTGTCGTGGTGCACATAGGAGGTGGACCATACCACGGACACTATGTCAGCATCATTAAAACGCAAGATCGAGGATGGCTGCTGTTCGATGATGAGCTTGTGGAGCCTGTATCGAAAGACTATGTGATGAACTTCTTCGGTGGCGAGCCGGTTCCCGGGCTTCAAGACGCAAAGCAGCTGGCGTGTGCGTATGTGCTATTCTACCAGGAGACCACATTGGAAGCAGTCCTCAGGGAACAAGATGCCGAGCTCGGCGCGAACCAGACCGCACCTGTACGAGTCTCTGAAGAAACGTCGAAAGACAACCTCTCGCCCAACAAGAATGGAGGTGGTTTGAGTCACGCGCCTACACTCTCAACCCCAGTCGTAGAAGCGATGGAGCACATGGACCCATTGGTGCACGCCGCAACATCTCCAAACCTCGGTGGCATACCCGAGAACCCTCCGATCGTCCCAGTCATGCCACagaagacgaagaaggaacTGAAGCAAGAAGAGAAAGAAAGAGAGAAAGAAGCCAAAGCCGCAAAGAAAGCAGCAGACAAAGCCGCCGAGGACGCTCGAATCGAACAGAGTAACAAACGCCTCGCAGCGAGGAAGAAGCAACAGGACGAAATGGCCGCCGTCATGGAGATGTCGAAACAGACTGCTGCGGAAGAAGCAGAAAGTCGAGGCGAGCCTCCGCCGAAGGAGAAGGGCGGCCTCAGTAGGTGGCGGACAGGCAGCATGAGCTTGAAAGTCAAGCCTTCGAAAACATTCCACTTTGGCAAGGACAAGGATAAAAAGGAGGAGAAGTTGCCATCTGTGCCGCAGAAACCGAATGGGACGAGTACAACTCCACCGGCAGGGGATGGTGCAACGGAGAGTAATGGGCACACTACAGTCACGACCCTACCGCAACCCCCGCCTGCTGTCCAGGAAGTCAAgaaagaggaggagaaggTCAAGAAGAATCGCTTCAGCCTGGGGAGGAAGAGGTCGACTATGATGAATTAG
- a CDS encoding Peptidyl-prolyl cis-trans isomerase H, protein MAATQNPVVFFDVTLGGEPLGRIKMELFADVTPKTAENFRQFCTGETKNHLGRPQGYKGSKFHRVIRDFMLQGGDFLNGDGTGSATIYGTKSFADENFNLRHDQPGLLSMANSGPNTNGSQFFITCTATPHLNNKHVVFGKVVEGLDVVRKIENVRTTREKPNQDVVIAQCGEM, encoded by the exons ATGGCAGCAACGCAGAATCCAGTCGTCTTCTTCGACGTCACCCTCGGCGGCGAGCCTCTAGGCCGCATCAAGATGGAGCTCTTCGCGGACGTCACACCAAAGACCGCAGAG AACTTCCGCCAATTCTGCACAGGCGAAACCAAGAACCATCTCGGACGACCACAAGGCTACAAAGGGTCAAAGTTCCACAGGGTGATTAGAGACTTCATGCTTCAAG GCGGCGACTTTCTGAACGGCGACGGCACCGGCTCAGCAACCATCTACGGCACAAAGTCTTTTGCAGACGAAAACTTCAACCTCCGCCACGACCAGCCAGGACTTCTTAGCATGGCGAACTCAGGCCCAAACACCAACGGGAGCCAGTTCTTCATCACATGCACTGCCACGCCACATCTGAACAACAAGCATGTCGTGTTTGGCAAGGTCGTCGAAGGACTGGATGTAGTGAGGAAGATTGAAAACGTGAGGACCACGCGGGAAAAGCCGAATCAAGATGTTGTGATTGCGCAGTGTGGTGAGATGTGA
- a CDS encoding putative beta-glucosidase btgE: MVSYVFAAAFAAGLVSAGSPHVHQRHAALHKAPSYDAPKFPVPEKANATCGCTTYTTTWYGEATLGPPAPVEVKKTTTILNIVTTTATIYAAHPSSSTTSEAPKQPPVYAPKPEEQKSSTSAAPVAPTYAAKPQAPAAKPEAPPSYNAPAPKQPPVYAPKPEEQKSSTSAAPVAPTYAAKPQAPAAKPEAPPSYNAPAPKNNGGKSPITPSGNKWAMTYTPYTDSGACKDTSSVHADIASIKAMGFNTVRLYATDCSGVQNVGSACTSVGMNLIMGIYIDAAGLLPAYAQLSELTAWGKTNGWDKVEMVVAGNEAVFNGFCSAADLANFINDVKTAFKAAGYSGPVTTTEPLNIIQENAATFCPVVDVIAANLHPFFNGGVAAADAGEFVKSQMDLLSQACHGEKEAYCLETGWPSEGNANGAAIPGVSEQKQAVDSIVSVIGGKCAIFSFENDGWKHPGDLNVEQHFGCSSIFKDLF, from the coding sequence ATGGTTTCATATGTCTTTGCCGCCGCCTTCGCGGCGGGCTTGGTCAGCGCTGGAAGCCCTCATGTGCACCAGCGACACGCAGCCCTGCACAAGGCTCCTTCTTACGATGCTCCCAAGTTTCCCGTGCCGGAGAAGGCTAATGCGACTTGTGGATGTACGACTTATACGACGACATGGTACGGCGAGGCGACTCTGGGTCCTCCTGCGCCAGTGGAGGTGAAGAAGACGACAACGATTTTGAACATTGTGACGACGACCGCGACGATCTACGCGGCGCATCCATCGAGCAGCACCACTAGCGAGGCCCCCAAGCAGCCACCAGTCTACGCTCCCAAGCCCGAGGAGCAGAAGTCCAGCACATCCGCCGCGCCTGTCGCACCAACCTACGCCGCGAAACCACAGGCTCCAGCTGCAAAACCAGAGGCTCCCCCCTCCTACAACGCCCCCGCCCCCAAGCAGCCACCAGTCTACGCTCCCAAGCCCGAGGAGCAGAAGTCCAGCACATCCGCCGCGCCTGTCGCACCAACCTACGCCGCGAAACCACAGGCTCCAGCTGCAAAACCAGAGGCTCCCCCCTCCTACAACGCCCCCGCACCCAAGAACAACGGCGGCAAGTCCCCCATCACCCCATCCGGCAACAAATGGGCCATGACCTACACGCCCTACACCGATTCCGGCGCCTGCAAAGACACCTCCAGCGTGCACGCCGATATCGCCTCCATCAAAGCCATGGGCTTCAACACCGTCCGCCTCTACGCAACCGACTGCTCCGGGGTCCAGAACGTCGGCTCCGCCTGCACCTCCGTCGGCATGAACCTGATCATGGGCATCTACATCGACGCCGCCGGCCTGCTTCCGGCCTACGCGCAGCTCTCCGAGCTCACGGCGTGGGGCAAGACCAATGGCTGGGACAAAGTCGAAATGGTCGTAGCCGGCAACGAAGCCGTCTTCAACGGCTTCTGCTCCGCCGCGGATCTTGCCAACTTCATCAACGACGTCAAGACAGCGTTCAAGGCAGCGGGCTACTCCGGCCCCGTCACCACCACCGAACCCCTCAACATCATCCAAGAAAACGCCGCGACCTTCTGCCCCGTTGTTGACGTCATCGCCGCGAACCTGCACCCCTTCTTCAACGGCGGGGTGGCCGCTGCTGATGCTGGGGAGTTCGTTAAAAGCCAGATGGATCTGCTTAGCCAGGCTTGCCATGGGGAGAAGGAGGCGTACTGTCTGGAGACTGGATGGCCTTCGGAGGGGAATGCCAATGGTGCTGCGATCCCGGGTGTGAGTGAGCAGAAGCAGGCGGTTGATAGTATTGTTTCTGTGATTGGAGGGAAATGTGCGATTTTCTCGTTTGAGAATGATGGATGGAAGCATCCGGGGGATCTTAATGTTGAGCAGCATTTTGGGTGCTCGAGTATTTTCAAGGATTTGTTCTGA
- a CDS encoding ER membrane protein complex subunit 4, giving the protein MHPGMIHIILPSTWTRRTATTPYTTTMTSRLAPAPPPQWLVELSATPPTKTKSNFADPPGFTAPTSVQKGKAKDKTAARKPPSPEEMDTLKLKKAWELALAPAKQLPMNAIGMYMTGNSLQIFSIMMVFMLFKGPIQAILNLQNTFSRLESDGNREQMILVKLAFVGCNILALALGIWKVNGMGLLPTTRSDWLAWESAREPLERAYFVPS; this is encoded by the exons ATGCACCCGGGCATGATCCATATCATCCTCCCAAGCACATGGACACGGAGAACAGCAACCACCCCCTACACAACCACAATGACCTCCCGACTCGCTCCCGCACCGCCGCCGCAATGGCTGGTCGAGCTCAGCGCGACACCGCCGACCAAGACCAAGAGCAACTTCGCCGATCCCCCCGGCTTCACAGCACCCACCAGCGTGCAGAAGGGCAAAGCAAAGGACAAGACAGCAGCCCGCAAGCCCCCCTCGCCTGAGGAGATGGACACACTCAAGCTCAAGAAAGCCTGGGAACTGGCGCTGGCTCCAGCGAAGCAGCTGCCCATGAACGCCATCGGCATGTACATGACGGGCAACAGCTTGCAGATCTTCAGCATCATGATGGTCTTCATGCTGTTCAAGGGCCCCATCCAGGCCATCTTGAACCTTCAGAACACGTTTTCGAGGCTGGAGAGCGATGGGAACAGGGAGCAGATGATTTTGGTGAAGCTGGCGTTCGTGGGCTGCAACATTCTCGCGCTTGCGTTGGGGATATGGAAGGTCAATGGGATGGGCTTGTTACC AACGACAAGATCAGACTGGCTGGCATGGGAAAGCGCGAGAGAACCGCTGGAAAGAGCTTATTTTGTGCCTTCATAA
- a CDS encoding AP-1 complex subunit beta, whose protein sequence is MSAAAGQDAKFFARGKVAELKLELSSTGGKKDKNFLTKKIALKKIVANMTMSNNDMVALFADIVACMGIPNLEIKKMCFLYLVNYARMKPEIALKALPILVQDLEDPNPLMRALALRTLSYVHVRQFVEATVEPLKHLLKDADPYVRKTAAFTVAKIYDHDRHLVERSDLIDRLNLMLRDENPTVVASSLAALMDIWERSESIKLTIDYANASKIVQILPDCSEWGQTYILEALTSYIPQDTQEAAILAERIAPRLSHTNSAVVLTCIRVILYLMNYIDDDRLIANLCYKLSPPLVTLLSKGPEIQYLALRNALLILQRRPEVLRNDIRVFFCKYNDPIYVKVTKLELIFMLANERNIREVLTELREYATEIDVHFVRKSVRAIGKLAIKIEPAAKLCISTLLDLVATKVSYIVQEATVVIKNIFRKYPNQYESIISTLCENLDSLDEPEAKAAMIWVIGQYADRIENSEVLLEDFLDSWPDETHEVQLALLTATVKLFIQRPTKGQELVPKVLKWATEETDNPDLRDRGYMYWRLLSSNPTAAKSIVMGEKPAITAESEKLDPITLEEMCLVVGTLATVYLKPVQTVFRSARPRKLQDSPALQREKLPSWQAAQAARSLAVENAQNGQGQNPDVLDEADAYFASVGSQGIANDGFASSPNHTGMVDGSQMYQVNAGSGLGTARPMMHVQNGEGDLLSF, encoded by the exons ATGAGTGCCGCAGCCGGTCAAGATGCGAAGTTCTTCGCCAGG GGCAAGGTTGCGGAGCTCAAGCTGGAGCTCAGTTCCACCGGCGGCAAGAAGGACAAGAACTTCCTCACCAAGAAGATTGCCCTCAAGAAGATTGTTGCCAACATGACGATGAGCAACAACGATATGGTTGCGCTCTTTGCCGATATTGTGGCCTGCATGGGCATACCGAACCTCGAGATCAAGAAGATGTGCTTCCTGTACTTGGTCAACTACGCGCGCATGAAGCCGGAGATCGCCTTGAAAGCGCTTCCCATACTGGTTCAAGATCTGGAGGATCCGAATCCATTGATGAGAGCTCTGGCACTTCGGACACTGTCCTACGTCCACGTGCGACAATTCGTGGAAGCGACGGTAGAGCCGTTGAAGCACCTGCTAAAGGATGCGGATCCATATGTGCGAAAGACGGCAGCATTTACAGTGGCCAAGATCTATGACCACGACAGACATTTAGTCGAGCGCAGCGACTTGATCGATCGACTGAACCTCATGCTGCGAGACGAGAATCCGACAGTGGTCGCTTCCTCGCTTGCAGCGTTGATGGACATTTGGGAGAGAAGTGAGAGCATCAAGCTGACAATCGACTACGCGAATGCCAGCAAGATAGTGCAGATCCTGCCCGATTGTTCAGA ATGGGGACAAACATACATCCTCGAAGCATTGACATCCTACATCCCTCAAGATACCCAAGAAGCCGCAATCCTGGCCGAAAGAATCGCTCCACGACTATCACATACTAATTCCGCCGTCGTATTGACGTGCATACGAGTCATCCTATACCTAATGAACTACATCGATGACGACCGATTGATCGCGAATTTATGTTACAAGCTCAGCCCGCCGCTGGTCACGCTACTGAGCAAAGGCCCAGAGATTCAATATCTGGCATTACGAAATGCCCTACTAATCCTACAACGCCGACCTGAAGTACTGCGGAACGACATTCGAGTCTTCTTCTGCAAATATAATGATCCAATCTACGTCAAAGTGACGAAATTGGAGCTCATATTCATGCTGGCCAACGAGAGAAACATCCGCGAAGTGCTCACAGAGCTGCGAGAGTACGCCACCGAGATCGACGTGCATTTCGTGCGAAAGTCCGTCCGAGCGATCGGAAAACTTGCGATCAAGATTGAGCCCGCTGCGAAGCTCTGCATCTCGACACTGCTGGACTTGGTTGCCACAAAGGTCTCATATATCGTACAGGAAGCGACAGTGGTGATCAAGAACATATTCCGAAAGTACCCGAACCAATACGAATCCATCATCTCGACACTGTGCGAGAACCTTGACTCGCTGGACGAGCCAGAAGCAAAGGCAGCCATGATCTGGGTCATTGGGCAGTACGCGGATCGAATTGAGAACTCGGAGGTACTACTCGAGGACTTCCTGGACAGCTGGCCAGATGAGACACATGAGGTTCAACTTGCACTTCTCACAGCAACAGTCAAGCTGTTTATACAACGACCAACCAAAGGCCAGGAACTTGTGCCCAAGGTACTCAAATGGGCTACTGAAGAGACAGATAATCCTGATCTGAGAGATCGGGGGTACATGTACTGGCGACTATTGAGCAGCAACCCCACCGCTGCCAAAAGCATCGTGATGGGCGAGAAGCCCGCCATTACTGCCGAAAGTGAGAAGCTCGATCCGATCACGCTCGAAGAGATGTGTTTGGTAGTGGGAACGCTGGCCACGGTCTACCTGAAGCCTGTCCAAACAGTCTTCAGATCCGCTCGACCGCGCAAGCTACAAGACAGTCCAGCGCTGCAACGCGAGAAACTACCTTCATGGCAAGCTGCGCAGGCCGCAAGATCGCTCGCAGTTGAGAATGCGCAGAATGGACAAGGACAAAATCCCGATGTCCTCGATGAGGCAGATGCATACTTTGCCAGTGTCGGGTCGCAAGGCATCGCAAACGATGGCTTTGCTTCGAGTCCGAATCATACGGGCATGGTCGACGGCAGCCAGATGTATCAAGTCAATGCCGGCTCGGGACTTGGTACAGCACGACCTATGATGCATGTGCAGAATGGTGAAGGGGACTTGCTGAGCTTTTAG